One stretch of Corynebacterium auriscanis DNA includes these proteins:
- a CDS encoding ribonuclease domain-containing protein, whose amino-acid sequence MDKKKPTRLVGIGSAAAIALLSGLGWLSTQSDDDHGSTATYTTASSGIPDCRLSSLPKETSKQVKDILMGAEPDDGQADGKHFGNYENLLPQKKSSYYREYTVKTPGLKHRGERRIVVGGGSKTDPDVWYYSDDHFESFCHIPDAEDR is encoded by the coding sequence ATGGACAAGAAAAAACCCACGCGTCTAGTCGGTATCGGATCTGCCGCCGCAATCGCCCTGTTGTCTGGACTGGGGTGGCTGTCCACACAGTCCGATGACGATCACGGCTCCACGGCCACGTATACCACTGCTTCCTCCGGCATTCCGGACTGCCGGCTTTCCTCGCTCCCGAAAGAAACCTCAAAGCAGGTCAAGGACATCCTCATGGGCGCCGAGCCCGATGACGGTCAGGCCGATGGTAAACATTTCGGCAACTACGAAAACCTCTTGCCACAGAAAAAGTCCAGCTATTACCGGGAATACACCGTCAAAACACCTGGGCTGAAGCACCGCGGTGAACGCCGCATCGTCGTGGGTGGCGGGTCAAAAACTGATCCCGATGTGTGGTACTACTCCGACGATCACTTTGAGTCGTTCTGCCACATTCCGGATGCCGAAGACCGCTAA
- a CDS encoding YdcF family protein has translation MAGYNSLGQGRGSAVGAFFGGIARSITYLIFGTLLAIALITGATAAHVWSFARADDRQQADVIFVLGAAQYDGKPSKWLAARLDHAAELYKEGTAPKIVTVGYKKDGDRFTEAEAGKNYLTTGYGVPESDVVALRTGVDTISSAEALHTEAQSRGWSTAVVVTDPGHSLRATTMVKDQGLDAWGSPTRSGPSVSSRAAQVNSILHETLGLMYYKTAQREDIKFPEVAVS, from the coding sequence ATGGCAGGCTACAACTCACTGGGTCAGGGGCGGGGCTCCGCGGTAGGGGCGTTTTTCGGCGGGATCGCGCGCTCGATCACCTACCTAATTTTTGGAACGCTGTTGGCAATAGCGCTCATTACGGGAGCCACCGCAGCCCACGTGTGGTCCTTCGCCCGGGCGGACGACCGCCAGCAGGCGGATGTCATTTTCGTCCTCGGTGCGGCGCAGTATGACGGCAAGCCCTCCAAGTGGTTGGCGGCCCGGCTGGATCACGCCGCGGAGTTGTATAAGGAAGGGACCGCCCCCAAGATCGTGACGGTGGGTTACAAAAAGGACGGTGATCGGTTTACCGAGGCGGAAGCCGGAAAGAATTACCTCACTACCGGCTATGGTGTTCCCGAGTCTGACGTGGTTGCCTTGCGCACCGGCGTGGATACCATCTCCAGCGCCGAAGCCCTCCACACCGAAGCTCAGTCCCGTGGCTGGTCCACCGCCGTTGTGGTGACGGACCCCGGCCACTCGTTGCGGGCCACCACTATGGTTAAGGACCAGGGGCTCGACGCCTGGGGCTCCCCGACCCGAAGTGGCCCAAGTGTGTCGAGCCGAGCTGCACAGGTCAACAGCATTCTTCATGAGACACTGGGATTGATGTACTACAAGACTGCCCAGCGCGAAGATATTAAATTCCCCGAGGTGGCAGTATCCTAA
- a CDS encoding FAD-dependent oxidoreductase, whose protein sequence is MTHYDVLVIGSGFGGSVTALRLTEKGYQVGILEAGRRFEDKDFAKNSWHLKDFLWAPKLGFFGIQRIHLLRDVMILAGAGVGGGSLNYANTLYKPGSPYFQDKQWAGITDWEDELSPYYEQAQKMLGVVDNPTMTPADKLSKQVAEEMGVGHTFRLAPVGVFFGEKVGLKGKPRETVADPYFGGVGPDRTACHECGECMTGCRHGAKNTLLKNYLFLAEKGGARIHDRTTVTAIKRNGDTWVVETEATATFWQRKPQKRTFTADNLVMAAGTWGTQNLLHRQKANGNLPQLPATLGHLTRTNSEALLGANSSKFDSSVDYSQGVAITSSYFPATDTHIEPVRYGKGSNAMGLLQTLMTDGDKLQPRVLEFIKQACVQYKAIPRLLNLHKWSQRTVINLVMQTRDNSLTTFLKKTGPIVSLSSKQGTGEPNPSWIPEGNRATRIMARLMPQGIAGGVWSEVANIPLTAHFLGGCVIGSGPQHGVVDPYHRVWGYPTLFVTDGSSITANPGVNPSLSITANAERAAAMWPNKGEADPRPAQSEGYRRIAPVEPHSPMVPLTAPAALRLPITPK, encoded by the coding sequence ATGACTCATTACGACGTACTCGTGATCGGCTCTGGTTTCGGTGGATCTGTCACCGCTCTGCGGTTGACAGAAAAGGGGTATCAGGTCGGCATCCTCGAAGCGGGGCGCCGCTTTGAAGACAAGGATTTCGCCAAGAATAGCTGGCACCTCAAGGACTTCCTCTGGGCTCCTAAACTGGGCTTTTTCGGTATTCAGCGCATTCACCTCTTGCGGGACGTCATGATCTTGGCCGGTGCCGGTGTGGGCGGTGGTTCCTTGAACTACGCCAACACGTTGTACAAGCCCGGTTCCCCTTATTTCCAAGACAAGCAGTGGGCGGGGATCACCGATTGGGAAGATGAGCTATCACCGTATTATGAGCAAGCTCAGAAGATGCTTGGCGTGGTTGACAACCCAACAATGACCCCTGCTGACAAGCTCTCCAAGCAAGTCGCGGAGGAAATGGGCGTGGGGCATACCTTCCGCTTGGCGCCCGTCGGCGTGTTCTTCGGCGAGAAGGTAGGACTCAAGGGCAAGCCCCGGGAGACGGTTGCGGATCCTTACTTCGGCGGCGTGGGACCAGACCGCACCGCATGCCATGAGTGCGGTGAATGCATGACGGGTTGCCGCCACGGTGCCAAGAACACCCTGCTGAAAAATTACCTCTTCCTCGCGGAAAAGGGCGGAGCTAGGATTCACGATCGCACGACCGTAACAGCGATTAAGCGCAACGGTGACACGTGGGTCGTGGAGACCGAGGCCACCGCCACGTTCTGGCAGCGCAAACCCCAAAAACGTACCTTCACCGCCGATAACCTGGTGATGGCTGCAGGAACGTGGGGCACACAAAACCTGCTGCACCGCCAAAAGGCCAATGGCAACTTGCCACAACTGCCCGCCACGCTGGGGCACCTGACTCGCACGAACTCTGAGGCCCTCTTGGGTGCGAACTCCTCCAAGTTTGATTCCTCCGTAGACTATTCCCAGGGCGTGGCCATTACATCGAGCTACTTCCCTGCCACGGATACCCATATCGAGCCCGTGCGTTACGGCAAGGGTTCCAATGCCATGGGGCTACTGCAGACCCTCATGACCGATGGCGACAAGTTGCAGCCGCGCGTCTTGGAGTTCATCAAACAAGCCTGTGTGCAATACAAGGCCATTCCACGCTTGCTCAACCTGCACAAATGGTCCCAGCGCACGGTGATCAACCTAGTGATGCAGACCCGCGATAACTCCCTGACAACGTTTTTGAAAAAGACGGGCCCGATCGTATCTCTATCCTCCAAACAGGGCACGGGTGAGCCCAACCCGTCCTGGATTCCAGAGGGTAACCGCGCCACGCGAATTATGGCTCGCCTCATGCCACAGGGTATTGCCGGCGGGGTGTGGTCTGAGGTTGCAAATATCCCTCTAACTGCGCACTTCTTGGGCGGATGTGTAATTGGCTCGGGCCCACAGCACGGCGTGGTGGATCCGTATCACCGCGTATGGGGCTACCCCACTCTGTTTGTCACAGATGGTTCCTCCATTACAGCCAACCCAGGTGTGAACCCTTCCTTGTCAATTACTGCCAATGCAGAACGTGCAGCCGCAATGTGGCCGAACAAGGGCGAAGCCGATCCACGGCCCGCGCAGTCCGAGGGCTACCGTCGCATTGCGCCCGTGGAGCCGCATTCACCCATGGTTCCGCTCACGGCACCAGCGGCACTGCGTTTGCCAATTACCCCGAAGTAG
- a CDS encoding TPM domain-containing protein, translated as MLPKTSGWRITRVSLAGAMGAGLLLSPAILWADAHLASAQAQAQGVTVERLQLSSRLVDQAGVIDGSAKSDIEAALREGVQKNKTKLYLVYTDQQDNNPTRVAQQLRAQDSSANTMVMVISTTSRNVGMDWGERVSRSLAGEIRDAAVAKLTNDDWTGSAQAAANKVAGRASTESKVWMGAGATAVVGGLGGAVWWSRRNRRKTESQQLEAARTINPDDVDYYAQQPTSVLRTLAADELQSTDESIRKGAQELQVATDEFGPERTRDLARALEHSRSTLTRAFELEHQVRSGVVMQEDQVRSILIEVISSCGKADKNLNAKTAEFNNLRQELINAPERVEELRRRTIELRGRIPRARNKLTELHSRLDANLLVSVQNNPDVAEEEINEADKALDRANELLKRPAGEQGGLIDVIGGARMAINQADSQLTAVERAEEQLRQAHNNLTSLMSEVEGEIAEAERLLQGPASFDRTAMEQAISNARLALQQSNEARTSNTDLLGAYNTLLQADAELDDCLDSARGAESDFRRSDAIVGRMVDNGALQLQSVEDVINNRGSIISVESRSAANAARQYLAEAQQARATNPKSAMSAAQQASSWAERATQLVREDIDRFNNRNNFYGGGGYGRGYGGGDILTGMLLGSLLSGGGGFGGGFGGGWSDGDGGFGGGDFGGGSDSASF; from the coding sequence ATGCTTCCTAAAACTTCTGGGTGGCGCATCACCCGGGTATCACTGGCTGGCGCAATGGGCGCCGGTTTACTGTTGTCACCTGCTATTTTATGGGCCGACGCCCACTTGGCCAGCGCCCAAGCCCAAGCTCAGGGTGTAACTGTTGAGCGGTTACAACTATCCAGCCGGTTGGTCGATCAAGCTGGTGTGATCGACGGGTCCGCAAAATCCGACATCGAAGCAGCGCTCCGCGAGGGAGTGCAGAAGAACAAGACCAAGTTGTATTTGGTGTACACGGATCAGCAAGACAACAATCCAACTCGTGTGGCGCAGCAGCTTCGTGCTCAGGATTCCTCCGCCAACACCATGGTGATGGTGATTAGCACGACCTCGCGGAATGTCGGAATGGATTGGGGTGAGCGTGTATCGCGCTCACTAGCCGGTGAAATTCGCGATGCGGCTGTGGCCAAGTTGACCAATGATGATTGGACTGGGAGCGCCCAAGCTGCGGCCAATAAGGTCGCGGGGCGCGCTAGTACCGAGTCCAAGGTGTGGATGGGTGCTGGGGCAACCGCTGTGGTCGGTGGTCTTGGTGGAGCGGTGTGGTGGTCACGTCGAAACCGTCGCAAAACCGAATCACAGCAGCTAGAGGCCGCGCGCACAATCAATCCAGACGATGTGGATTATTACGCGCAGCAGCCCACGAGCGTGTTGCGCACACTGGCGGCTGACGAACTGCAGAGCACCGATGAGTCCATCCGAAAGGGAGCCCAAGAACTGCAGGTGGCGACGGACGAGTTCGGCCCGGAACGCACCCGCGATCTCGCGCGGGCCCTGGAGCATTCGCGCAGCACATTGACGCGGGCTTTCGAGCTAGAGCACCAGGTGCGCAGCGGAGTGGTGATGCAAGAAGACCAGGTGCGCAGCATCTTAATCGAGGTCATTTCTTCCTGTGGCAAGGCCGATAAGAACCTCAATGCCAAAACAGCGGAGTTCAATAACCTGCGCCAGGAGCTCATTAACGCGCCCGAGCGAGTGGAGGAACTGCGTCGGCGAACAATCGAGCTGCGAGGGCGGATTCCTCGTGCTCGCAATAAGCTCACCGAGTTGCACAGTCGTCTAGATGCCAACCTGTTAGTCTCTGTGCAGAACAACCCTGACGTGGCCGAGGAAGAGATTAACGAAGCCGATAAGGCTCTGGACCGCGCCAACGAGCTGCTCAAACGTCCGGCGGGTGAACAAGGCGGGTTAATCGACGTCATCGGCGGGGCCCGCATGGCGATCAATCAGGCGGATAGCCAGCTCACCGCGGTCGAGCGCGCTGAGGAGCAATTGCGCCAAGCGCACAACAACCTCACGTCCTTGATGTCTGAGGTGGAAGGCGAGATTGCCGAAGCCGAACGGCTACTCCAAGGGCCGGCTTCCTTCGATCGCACCGCGATGGAACAGGCCATTAGCAACGCGCGGCTAGCATTGCAGCAATCAAATGAGGCGCGTACCAGCAACACTGATCTGCTGGGTGCGTACAACACACTATTGCAGGCCGATGCAGAGTTGGACGACTGCTTGGATTCCGCGCGGGGCGCCGAGAGCGATTTCCGTCGCTCCGATGCCATTGTTGGCCGAATGGTGGATAATGGCGCTTTGCAGCTGCAGTCGGTAGAGGACGTGATTAACAACCGCGGCTCGATCATCAGCGTTGAATCACGTTCCGCTGCCAACGCCGCCCGGCAATACCTAGCCGAAGCGCAGCAGGCACGGGCCACCAATCCGAAGTCTGCGATGTCCGCAGCCCAGCAGGCTTCCAGCTGGGCAGAGCGAGCTACTCAACTGGTCCGCGAGGACATTGACCGCTTCAACAATCGCAACAACTTCTACGGTGGTGGCGGATACGGCCGAGGCTATGGCGGTGGAGACATCCTGACCGGCATGCTGCTCGGATCGTTACTTAGCGGCGGTGGCGGTTTCGGTGGCGGTTTCGGTGGCGGTTGGAGTGACGGCGACGGAGGCTTCGGTGGCGGAGACTTTGGTGGTGGCTCGGATTCCGCCAGCTTCTAG
- a CDS encoding deoxyguanosinetriphosphate triphosphohydrolase, which produces MDAKTHRYTAHDRERIHELGGKRLGLPGSVDDRRDDFDRDRARVLHSAALRRLADKTQVVGPGTGDTPRTRLTHSLEVAQIARGIGKTLGCDPDLTELAGLSHDIGHPPYGHNGEVALDIVAQKCGGFEGNAQTLRILTRLEPKTLDADGNSYGLNLTRASIDAACKYPWGPIADDGSVRRKYSCYADDLHVLEWARDGAPGVRKCLEAQIMDWSDDVAYSVHDVEDGIVSGRITMDVLWDLVEISALAEKGAKVFGGSVEALLEAAGRLRDMPLVARAADYGGSLRDLAGLKAMTSELVSRFVTACVTATRAEYGPGPLGRYAADLVIPPVVEAEVTLLKSVAVLYVMDETRHQAQQERQRDRIFRVTDYLWHGGAGALDPQFQGWFETADDDHAAMRVVIDQVASLTESRLERLDKLASGASAAWA; this is translated from the coding sequence GTGGATGCGAAAACGCACCGGTATACCGCACACGACCGGGAGCGGATTCACGAATTGGGAGGCAAGCGGTTAGGGCTGCCGGGATCCGTGGATGACCGCCGCGATGATTTCGACCGCGATCGCGCCCGCGTGCTGCACAGCGCGGCATTGCGCAGGTTGGCTGATAAAACCCAAGTGGTCGGGCCGGGAACTGGGGACACGCCGCGTACGAGGCTGACCCACTCCTTGGAAGTGGCGCAGATCGCGCGTGGGATTGGTAAAACCCTGGGGTGTGATCCAGACCTGACGGAGCTGGCTGGGTTAAGCCACGATATTGGGCATCCTCCGTACGGACATAACGGGGAAGTCGCGCTCGACATAGTGGCGCAGAAGTGCGGGGGATTTGAAGGCAATGCTCAAACGTTGCGGATCCTCACCCGGCTGGAACCCAAGACCTTGGATGCCGACGGCAATTCCTATGGTTTGAACCTCACCCGCGCCAGCATCGATGCGGCATGTAAGTACCCGTGGGGGCCGATCGCCGACGATGGCAGTGTGCGGCGCAAGTACAGTTGCTACGCCGATGACCTGCATGTGCTGGAATGGGCTCGCGACGGCGCGCCGGGGGTGCGAAAGTGCCTGGAGGCCCAGATCATGGATTGGTCCGATGATGTGGCGTATTCCGTGCATGACGTGGAAGACGGGATCGTTTCCGGACGCATCACCATGGATGTTCTGTGGGATCTGGTGGAAATTTCAGCATTAGCGGAAAAGGGCGCGAAGGTCTTCGGCGGCTCCGTGGAGGCTCTGCTGGAAGCCGCCGGGCGGTTGCGCGATATGCCTCTGGTGGCGCGGGCGGCCGATTACGGGGGTAGCTTGCGGGATTTAGCGGGATTGAAGGCAATGACCAGCGAGCTCGTATCGCGTTTCGTCACGGCATGTGTGACGGCGACACGGGCGGAGTACGGGCCGGGGCCGCTTGGTCGATATGCCGCAGACCTGGTGATTCCACCCGTCGTGGAAGCTGAAGTGACGCTACTGAAGTCCGTGGCGGTCCTATATGTCATGGATGAAACCCGGCACCAGGCCCAGCAGGAGCGCCAACGCGACCGCATCTTCCGTGTGACGGATTATTTGTGGCACGGGGGAGCAGGCGCACTCGATCCACAGTTCCAGGGATGGTTCGAGACTGCGGATGACGATCACGCGGCCATGCGGGTTGTGATTGACCAAGTTGCATCGCTCACCGAATCCCGATTGGAACGGCTGGACAAGCTCGCCAGTGGTGCGAGTGCTGCGTGGGCTTAG
- a CDS encoding glycine--tRNA ligase: protein MAGNIDSVVNLAKRRGLVYPCGEIYGGTRSAWDYGPLGVELKENIKRQWWRHMVTSRRDVVGLDSSVILPKRVWEVSGHVDVFTDPLVESLHTHKRYRADHLLEAYEEKHGHPPANGLADINDPETGQPGKWTEPRAFSGLLKTYLGPVDDKEGLHYLRPETAQGIFTNFKNVMTTSRQKPPFGIAQVGKSFRNEITPGNFIFRTREFEQMEMEFFVKPGEDEEWHQKWIDDRYQWYIDLGIREENLRLYEHPQEKLSHYSKRTVDVEYAFHFKGSKWGELEGVANRTDYDLRVHSEGSGEDLSFFDQESNERWIPYVIEPAAGLGRAMMAFLCDAYEEEEVPNSKGGTDTRTVLRLDRRLAPVKVAVLPLSKKDTLTPTAEKVADKLRGLWNTDYDTSGAIGRRYRRQDEIGTPFCVTVDFDTLEDNAVTVRERDTMEQERVKIDDLQAYLGERLAGC from the coding sequence ATGGCCGGAAACATCGATTCCGTAGTTAACCTCGCGAAGCGACGGGGTTTGGTCTACCCGTGTGGAGAAATATACGGAGGAACCCGGTCTGCATGGGACTACGGGCCACTGGGCGTCGAGTTGAAAGAGAACATCAAGCGCCAGTGGTGGCGCCACATGGTGACTTCTCGCCGTGATGTGGTCGGTCTGGACTCGTCCGTGATCTTGCCCAAGCGGGTATGGGAGGTTTCCGGCCACGTGGATGTATTCACTGATCCGCTGGTGGAATCCCTGCACACGCACAAGCGCTACCGCGCAGATCACCTGCTAGAGGCTTATGAGGAGAAGCACGGGCACCCACCAGCCAACGGTTTGGCAGATATCAACGATCCCGAAACCGGCCAGCCTGGTAAGTGGACCGAGCCACGGGCGTTTTCCGGCCTGCTGAAGACCTACCTGGGCCCAGTAGACGACAAGGAAGGCCTGCACTACCTGCGTCCAGAGACCGCCCAGGGTATCTTCACGAACTTCAAAAACGTGATGACGACCTCCCGTCAAAAGCCACCATTTGGTATCGCACAGGTCGGTAAGTCCTTCCGTAACGAGATCACACCGGGCAATTTCATCTTCCGCACCCGCGAGTTCGAACAGATGGAGATGGAATTCTTCGTTAAGCCCGGTGAGGATGAAGAATGGCACCAGAAGTGGATTGACGATCGCTACCAGTGGTATATCGACCTGGGCATTAGGGAAGAAAACCTGCGGTTGTACGAACACCCACAGGAGAAGTTGTCTCACTACTCCAAGCGCACCGTAGATGTGGAATATGCATTCCACTTCAAGGGCTCCAAGTGGGGCGAGCTGGAGGGCGTAGCAAACCGTACCGATTACGACCTGCGTGTGCACTCCGAAGGTTCCGGAGAGGACCTCTCCTTCTTCGATCAGGAATCCAATGAGCGTTGGATCCCATATGTCATCGAGCCCGCGGCTGGCTTGGGCCGAGCCATGATGGCCTTCCTTTGCGATGCCTACGAGGAAGAGGAAGTCCCTAACTCCAAGGGCGGCACGGATACACGTACGGTTCTGCGGCTGGATCGTCGTTTGGCGCCCGTCAAGGTGGCTGTGCTCCCGCTGTCTAAGAAAGACACACTGACCCCCACCGCGGAGAAGGTGGCCGACAAGCTGCGTGGACTGTGGAACACCGACTACGACACTTCCGGTGCCATCGGTCGCCGTTACCGTCGCCAAGACGAGATCGGCACCCCGTTCTGCGTGACCGTCGACTTTGATACCCTCGAGGACAACGCGGTGACCGTGCGCGAGCGCGATACCATGGAACAAGAGCGCGTGAAGATCGACGACCTGCAGGCTTACCTCGGTGAGCGCCTCGCCGGTTGCTAG